The stretch of DNA CTCCTTAAAAACAGCTCGAAGATCTCGGGCAAGTTGGGTGAAAAAATCAGGGAGAATGAGAAAGAGGCGCGACTGTTTAAAGAGCTCGCAACGATCGTGACGGATGCCCCTGTTGAATATGATTTTAAGGATTTTGAACTCAAGGCGCCGGATTCGGAGGCGTTGAAGGAACTGTTTACGGAGCTCGAATTTCAACGTTTTCTCTCTGAACTGGCGCCGCAGAAGACCCTCTCCCGAGATGATTATCATTTGATTATTCGGGAGGAGGACTTAAAGAAAATGGTTTTGGTTCTGGAAAAGAGTGGCGGTTTTGCCCTGGATACGGAGACCTCCGAACTTGATCCGATGAAGGCGTTTCTGGTCGGCCTCTCGTTTTCACCACATCAGGGAGAGGCCTACTACCTCCCCGTAGGGCATATTGAGGCAACTCACCAACTCCATTGGGAGATTGTAAAACCGTATCTCAAGCCGTTGCTTGAGAACCGATCGATCCCCAAATATGCGCAGAATGCCAAATATGATTACACGATTCTGAAGCGCCATGGCGTGGAGATTCAAGGCCTGCAGTTTGATACGATGGTCGCCTCTTATCTCCTTGTGCCGGATGGGAGTCATAATCTCGATGCCCTCTCCCAAGCTTATCTTGGGCACAAAACAATCCGTTTTGAAGAGGTCGTGGGGACGGGCAAGAAGCAGAAGAGCTTTTCGGAGGTTTCGCTCGGGGCCGCCTGTGATTACTCCTGTGAGGATGCCGATCTCTGTTACCGGCTCACTAAACTTTTTCAGCCGAAATTAAAGGAGGAGAAGGTTGAAGAGCTTTTTAGGACTGTTGAGATGCCTCTGGTTACGGTTCTGACCAAGATGGAGATGAGCGGGGTCAAAATTGATTCGGTCCATTTGAAGAAAATATCTTCGGACTATGAAAAAAAAATGGCCTCTTTGGAAAAGGAGATTCATCAACAGGCCCAGATGGAGTTTAATCTTAATTCAACCAAGCAACTGCAGGAAGTGCTCTTTCAAAAACTGAAACTGCCTGTCATTCGAAAGACGAAAACAGGTTACTCGACCGACATTGATGTTCTTACGGAACTTGCACAGCGGCATGAGGTTCCAAGGCTTCTACTGGATTACCGGGCGATGTCGAAGCTGAAGTCGACCTACCTTGATGCCTTGCCCGAGATGGTCAATCCTGAAACCGGACGGATCCATGCCTCATTTAATCAGACGGTGGCGGCGACGGGACGGCTTTCCTCTTCTGAACCGAACCTCCAAAATATCCCGATTCGGACGGAGGAAGGTCGGCGCATTCGGGAGGCGTTTATTGCGGAGGACGGTTACC from Deltaproteobacteria bacterium encodes:
- the polA gene encoding DNA polymerase I, which encodes MDRLYLIDASGYIFRAYYAIRSLSTSKGLPTNALYGFTSMLLKLIREEKPDHIACVFDVARKTWRNEKYAAYKANRAEPPPDLIPQFPYFRKIVKALNLPALELPNYEADDLIGTIAKKMGRRKLQTVIVTGDKDMMQLVDEKISIFDSMKEKRIGIPEVKERFGVQPERVPDVLGLAGDSSDNIPGVPGVGEKTAIKLLQEYGSLENLLKNSSKISGKLGEKIRENEKEARLFKELATIVTDAPVEYDFKDFELKAPDSEALKELFTELEFQRFLSELAPQKTLSRDDYHLIIREEDLKKMVLVLEKSGGFALDTETSELDPMKAFLVGLSFSPHQGEAYYLPVGHIEATHQLHWEIVKPYLKPLLENRSIPKYAQNAKYDYTILKRHGVEIQGLQFDTMVASYLLVPDGSHNLDALSQAYLGHKTIRFEEVVGTGKKQKSFSEVSLGAACDYSCEDADLCYRLTKLFQPKLKEEKVEELFRTVEMPLVTVLTKMEMSGVKIDSVHLKKISSDYEKKMASLEKEIHQQAQMEFNLNSTKQLQEVLFQKLKLPVIRKTKTGYSTDIDVLTELAQRHEVPRLLLDYRAMSKLKSTYLDALPEMVNPETGRIHASFNQTVAATGRLSSSEPNLQNIPIRTEEGRRIREAFIAEDGYRILSADYSQIELRILAHISQDPILLEAFRKNQDIHRATAAQIYGVSEKEVSEEMRSVGKTVNFAVLYGQSAYGLSQQLEISPEEAKRYIDNYFARYARVTSYKEEVLSEVRKSKRVRTLFGRLRPIPDIDSSNQNVRSFAERTAFNTVFQGTAADIIKKAMILVQEEIEMNFPKAKMLIQVHDELVFEVPEKEINSFSAMVREKMEGVVLLQVPLKVDVGAGKNWAEAH